The DNA region CCGGACCACGGCTCACACCGCGGCTCCCCCCCTGGCGCGAACCGGGCCCGGCCCATCCCGGCGACGTTCGGCGGCATCACCACGCCGACCGACCGCGGCTGGGCAGGCCCGGACTACGCCGCCATCCACCGCAGCGCGGACTTCACCGCGCTGCGGTCGCGGTTCCGCCGGTTCGTCTTCCCGATGAGCGCGCTGTTCTTCGTCTGGTACCTGACCTACGTGCTGCTCGCCGCCTACGCCAAGGGATTCATGAGCCAGCGGATGTTCGGCTCGGTGACCGTCGGGCTGGTTCTCGGCATGGCGCAGTTCGCCTCCACCATCGGCATCACCGCCTGGTACCTGCGGTGGGCGCGCAAGAACCTCGACCCCGAGGTGGCCAAGATCCGCACCGCCGCGGGGGTGGACGCTTGATGAAGACCCTTGCCGCGGCCGGAAGCCAGGTCGGCGACCCGGTTCTCAACACCATCGTGTTCGCCGCCTTCGTGGTGATCACCCTCTACGTCGTCTACCGGGTGAGCGGCCGCAACAGCTCCACTTCGGACTACTACGCCGCGGGCGGCCGGTTCACCGGTGTGCAGAACGGCATCGCCCTGTCCGGCGACTTCCTGTCGGCGGCGTCGTTCCTGGGCATCGCGGGCGCCATCGCGATCAACGGCTACGACGGCTTCCTGTACTCGATCGGCTTCCTGGTGGCCTGGCTGGTCAACCTGCTGCTGATCGCCGAGCTGGTGCGCAACACCGGCCGCTTCACCATGGGCGACGTGCTCGCCTACCGGATGCGCCAGCGCCCCGTGCGCGCCGCCGCGGCGACCTCGACGCTGGTCATCTCGTTCTTCTACATGCTGGCCCAGATGGCGGGCGCGGGCGCGGTCGTCGCGCTGCTGCTCAACGTCCAGGGCAAGGGCGGGCAGGCGCTCGTCATCGCCGTCGTCGGCCTGATCATGATCTTCTACGTGCTGGTCGGCGGGATGAAGGGCACCACCTGGGTGCAGATCATCAAGGCGGCGATCCTGATCCTGACCGTGGTGCTGATGACGGTGTTCCTCATCGGCAAGTTCGGCTTCAGCATCAGCGCGCTGCTCGACCAGGCCGCGGCCAACAACGCCAAGGGCACCGCCGTGCTCGAACCCGGCGCCCAGTACGGCAAGACGCCGATCTCCACTGTGGACTTCATCTCGCTGTCGCTGGCGCTGATCCTGGGCGCGGCGGGCCTGCCGCACGTGCTGATGCGGTTCTACACCGTGCCCAACGCCCGCGAGGCGCGCCGCTCGGTGGTCTGGGCGGTCGGCACCATGAGCGTGTTCTACGGCGCGACGCTGATCATCGGCTACGGCGCGTCCGCGCTCGTGGGCTCCGAGCGGATCCTCGGCGCGACCGGACGGGAGAACGCCGCGGCGCCGCTGCTGGCCTTCGAGATCGGCGGCACGGTGCTGCTCGGGATCGTGGCGGCGGTGGCGTTCGCGACGATCCTGGCCGTCGTGGCAGGCCTGACCATCACCGCGTCGGCCTCCTTCGCCCACGACGTCTACGCCAACATCTTCCGCAAGGGCAACGCCGACGCCGCCTCGGAGGTCAGGGTCGCCCGGCAGACCGCGGTCGTGATCGGCGTGCTGGCCATCGTCGGCGGCATCCTGGCCAACGGGCAGAACGTGGCGTTCCTGGTGGCGCTGGCGTTCGCCTTCGCGGCCTCGGCGAACCTCTCCACGCTGCTGTACTCGCTGTTCTGGAAGCGGTTCAACACCACGGGCACGCTGTGGGGCATGTACGGCGGTCTCGGGTCGTGCCTGCTGCTGGTGTTCTTCTCACCGGTGATGTCCGGCGCGCCGACGTCGATCGTGTCGGGAGTGGACTTCCACCTGTTCCCGCTGGCCAATCCCGGGATCGTGTCCATCCCGGTGTCGTTCCTCTGCGGCTACCTTGGCACCATCCTGAGCAAGGAACCGGCCGACGCGGCCAAGCAGCAGGAGATGGAGGTTCGTTCGCTGACTGGCATCGGCCGTTAACCGACCGGTCACTTGGCGTTTCCGTCCGTGCCTGCCGCGTAGTCGTACGGTGGCGACGCGGCCCGGATAGTACGTCCAGTGACTTCCGGTCGATTAAGGCCGCTCGATTCGCGCTGCGCACCCGCGGTATTACAGTTCGACCCGTGTTAGACACCTCCCTGCGGGTGCCGGACATCCCCACCCGGCTTCGTGCGTTCCTCGATCAGCGGACGCCGGTCACTCCGTGCCTGGTCATCGACCTGGACGCGGTCCGTGCGAACTACCGGGCGATCCGGTCCGCCCTGCCTGAGGCCGCGGTGTTCTACGCGGTCAAGGCGAACCCGGCACCGGAGGTGGTGCGGGCGCTCGTCGCCGAGGGATCGAGCTTCGACGTCGCCAGCACCGGTGAGATCGACTTGTGCCTGGAGCAGGGCGCGACCCCCGAGTCGCTGTCCTATGGCAACCCCATCAAGAAGGCCGCGGACATCGCCTACGCCTATCGGCTGGGTGTGCGTCGATTCACCTTCGACTCCGACGGCGACCTGGAGAACCTGGCCGAGCACGCACCCGGTGCCCGGGTGTCGTGCCGGTTCCTGGTGGACGCGCCGCAGTCGGGCACCCCGTTCGGCAAGAAGTTCGGCTGTGCGCCCGACATGGCCATCCGCCTGCTGGCCCGCGCCGCCGACCTGGGCTTGGCCGCCGACGGCGCCTGCTTTCACGTCGGCTCCCAACACACCGACCCGGCGGCGTGGGTGTCGGGCATCGCCGAGGCGGGCCGCATCGCGCGGGCGCTGGCCGAGTGCGGGGTGCCGACCCGCTCGCTGAACCTGGGCGGCGGCTTCCCCACCGGCTACGCCGACCCCGCTCCCCCGCTCGACGTGCACGCCGCCGCGATCCGCGCGGCCGTCGCCACCCACTTCGAGACCGCCCCCGAGCTGCTGATCGAGCCCGGCCGCGCCGTCGTCGCGACCGCCGGGCTGATCCGCACCGAGGTGGTGCTGGTCTCGCGCAAATCGGACTCTGACGAACACCGTTGGGTCTATCTGGATATCGGCCGCTATTCGGGATTGGCCGAAACCGAGAACGAATACATCGCCTACCGGCTGCGCACGGCGCACCCGGACGCACCGGATGGGCCGGTGATCATCGCGGGCCCGACCTGCGACGGCGATGACGTGCTCTACCAGCACACCCCGTATCGTCTCCCGACGGCGCTACGGGCCGGTGACCACGTCGACATCCTCGACGCGGGCGCCTACACCGCGAGTTATTCCTCGGTGTCATTCAACGGTTTTCCGCCTCTGCCGACGTTGTTCGTCGGCTGATTCCCCCCGCAGGAGGTTAGACAGATGTCGTATGACCGTGCGTCCGATCCGAACGTCGGCTACTTCGCAGGCCGACACGTGCTTGCCGAGTTCGACGGTGTGGATCCGTTGCTTCTGGACGATCTGGGCTTCCTGCGGTCGACACTGGAGGACTGTCTGGAGAAGGCCGGAGCCACTGTCTGCGACGTGATCTCCAAGCAGTTCGAGCCGCAGGGTGTGACGGTGCTGGCGCTGCTGTCGGAGTCGCACGCGTCGATCCACACCTACCCGGAGATCGGGTCGATGTTCGTCGACATCTTCACGTGCGGCGAGACCGCCGACCCGGAACTGGCCGCCGCGCTGCTGCGCGACAGCCTGGACGCACTCGAAGCCCGTATCACCACCATCCACCGGGGCAACCCGATTCCCGCGGAGCCCGCCCGATGAGCACGAACATTGTTGAACCCCTCGCCGAAGGCATGACCCGTGTGTGGGATATGCCCGAGGTGATCGTCGACACGAACACCGAGTTCCAGCACCTGGTGATCGGCAAGACGAGCCAGGGCGTGAGCCTGTTCTGCGACAACGACCGGCAGAGCACCGAGTTCAGCCAGCTCACCTACCACGAGGCGCTGCTGGTCCCCGGCCTCCTGCTGGCCCGCGAGATCGAGCGGGTCCTGGTCATCGGGTCCAGCGAGGGTGTCGTCTCGCAGATCTCGGTGGCGGCGGGCGCGTCGGTGGTCGACCACGTCGACATCGACCAGCAGGCCGTCGAACTGTGCGCCGAGCACCTGCCCTACGGCTACACCAGCGATGAGCTGGCCGCGGCCGTCAAGCAGGACGGGCCCATCAAGGTCCACTACGCCGACGGCTGGCAGTACCTCATAGACGCGGAGAAGGCGGGCGCGAAGTACGACATCGTGCTGGTCGACCTGCCAGACGAGCGGCCCGAGTTCGCCCAGCACAACCGGCTGTACGAGGAGGAGTTCCTCACCCGCTGCCGCGCCGTGCTCGCCGATGGCGGTGTGGTGATCTGCCAGGCCGGGTGCCCGACGATGTGGCGCAACGAGACCCTGATCCGCTCGATGAAGCGTTTCGGGGACATCTTCGGCACCACGGTCTACTACGGCTCCGACGAGCACGAGTGGGCGTTCCTCTTCGGCATGAACGACGCCGAGGACGGCGCGACCGAGCGGATGATCGAGCGGCTGAAGACCCTGCCGTACCGCCCGGAGACGATCGACGCGGACGCGCTGCGCGGCTGCACCGTCCCGCCGTACCGGGTGCGCAAGGCGCTCGCGTAGCACTCTCACTCCCGATGCCCCGGCCACCCACTCAGGGTGACCGGGGCATCGGGCTGTCCGGGAGGTTGGGCCCTTTCGCCCCTAGCCCGCGAGCACCGCCCGAAGTGGACTGGTCCCGAACCCACCGGCACCAGAGCACGGGAGGAATCATGGTCGCTCCCACTGTCGACCAGCTGCGCGAGACCGTGCGCGGGCCGGTCATCACCGCTGACGACGAGGGCTACGACGAGGCCCGCAAGGTCTACAACGGAATGATCGACCGCAGGCCGAAGGTGGTGGTGCGGCCCGCCAACGCGGGCGACGTGATGGCCGCCGTCGACTTCGCCAGGGAGAGCGGTGTCGACCTCGCTGTGCGCGGCGGCTCACACAGCGTGCCGGGCTTCGGCACCTGCGACGGCGGCGTGGTGATCGACCTGTCCGGCATGCGCGGTGTCCGCGTCGACCCGGCCGCCCACACCGCCCGTGCCGAGGGCGGCGCGCGGTGGGGCGACTTCAACGCCGCCACCCACGCCTTCGGGCTCGCCACGACCGGCGGGATCATCTCGACCACCGGTGTCGGCGGCCTCACCCTCGGCGGCGGCATCGGCTACCTCGACCGCGCGTGCGGACTGAGCTGCGACAACCTGGTCTCAGCCGACGTGGTTACCGCGGACGGGAAGTTCCAGGTCGCCAGCGCCGACGAGAACGCCGACCTGTTCTGGGCGCTGCGCGGCGGCACCGGCAACTTCGGCGTCGTCGTGTCGTTCGAGTTCCAACTGCACCACGTGGAGATGATCTACGGCGGCCCGATGTTCTTCGAGCTGGACGCCGCGGCCGACCTGCTGCGCTGGTACCGAGAGTTCATCGCCGACGCGCCGGAGCAGTTCGGCGGCTTCCCTGCGTTCCAGATCGCGCCGCCGCTGCCGTTCATCCCGGAGGACCGCCACGGCGAGCCGTTCGCCCTGTTCGTGCCCTGCTGGTCGGGCCCCCTGGACGAGGGCGAGGCGGCACTGAAGTCGCTGCGCGAGGTCGCCCCGATCGTGGCCGAGGCCGTCGGCCCAATGCCCTACCCGGCCCTGAACAGCGCCTTCGACGCGCTGCTGCCGCCCGGCCTGCAGCACTACTGGAAGGCGAACTTCGTCACCGAACTCACCGACGACGCGATCGCCGCCCATCTGGAGCACGGCCCGAAGCTGCCCGCGCTGAACTCCACGATGCACATCTACCCCATCAACGGCGCCTGCCACCGGGTCGCCACCGAGGACACCGCCTTCGCCTACCGCGACGCGAACTTCGCCACCGTCATCGCCGGGATGTGGCCGGATCCGGCGACCAACGAGGCGGGCATCCAATGGGTCCGCGACTACTACGACGCCACCTCCGCCCACTCCGAGGCGGGCGGCTACATCAACTTCATGTCCGAGGACGACCAGAGCCGCATCCGCGACAACTACGGCGGCAACTATGACCGGCTCGTGGACGTCAAGCGGAAGTACGACCCGGACAACCTGTTCCACATGAACCAGAACATCAAGCCCTGATGGTGGAACGCGGGTCAGGTGACGCTCCGCACGATCACGGCACCGGTCCCGATCACCACCACCGCTCGGCCGCGGTGACGTATCGGGTGCGTGAACGCGCCGACGAAGTCTGGCGTGTTCACGTGCCCGATACGTCACCTTGAGGCGGCCGAGCGCGCGTCCCCGGAGGGGGCGCCAAAGACCCAGTCTGGCGTGTTCACGTGCCCGATACGTCACCTTGAGGCGGCCGAGCGCGCGCCCACGGAGGGGGCGCCCAATTACAGGAACGCGATCACCGCGACGATCACCAGGACCACAGCTATCAAGCCCGCGATCAACAGCGTCGACCGCTCGGCCGCGGGCTGCTCGATCTCCGCCGGAGCCTCAGCGGCGGGCCGCGCCCGCCGGGGCCCAAACTCGGTCGAGCGGCGGACCCGATAACCGTCCTCGTCGGCCAGGAAGTGCCGATAGGTGTCCAGTGCCGCGCCCCTGGCGTGCGCCAGGTCCTCCGGGCGCGCCGGGTCGCCGTCGTAGAGCATGCCCGCGGTGAACCGCAACGGCCTGCGGTGCTCGTCGTGCGGGTCGCCGCCCGCCTCATCGGCGTCGACGGTGTGCTCGAACCAGATCAGCGCGTAGTCGCCGACCTGGGTCGTGCGGTAGTCCTCGTCAGCGGGCACCGGCCCGGCGACGTCGTCCAGGAAGCCGTAGTCGGTCAAGAAGTCCGGGGCCAGCAGAACCCGCTGGCCAAGGTGCCTTCCCCGTCCAATGAGGAACGCCCATCCACCCATGTATTCGTCCAATCCAAGACGGGACCCCGAGTACCGCGATCTCGTGTCGGAGCAACGTAACCATGGCGGGCGGGCTCACACCAGCACAGGTGTGTCTACAGTTTCTCGCCCGCGCGGACCTTGTGGGTCACCCGACGCTCGATGACGAAGGACAGGAAAGGGATCATCCCCGCGACCAGGACCAGCAGCGTCCCCTTGACCGACCAGCGGGCCTTGAGCGCGAGGTCGAACGCGAACAGGAGATAGACGGCGTAGAGGAAGCCGTGAGCAGGCCCGACGAACGCCATGGGCCGGGCGTTGTCGCCGACGTACTTCATGAGCATCGCCCCGACCAGGGCGAGCAGACCGACACCGACGATGTAGGCCAGCACCCGGAACCGGACAAGCGCGACCCCGGTCTTGTTGGCCGGGGTGTCGGTCGTGGTCATCGGTTCTCCTGCTCGTTCAGTGCGGCGAGGTAGCGGTTGTAGGCGGCGAGCTCGTCATCGCCCTCGACAGCCGGTGTGGGTCGCTTGACCGGCTTAGGGGCTGAGTCCGGGCGGTCGGCTTCGCGGGCCTTGAGCTTGCGATAGCGCCAGACCATGTAGGCGGGGGCGAGGCCGAAGAGGGGCCATTGGAGCACGTAGCCGAGGTTCTGGAAGGTTCCATTGGTCGACTCGAACCGCTCCCACTGCCACCAGGCCAGGCCGAGGCACGCGGCGAGCGACAGCACACAGACCCCGATGACCAGGGCCTTACGCGCATATCCGGAACCGTCACCCACGCGCCGATGGTAGACCGGGGTAGCTGAGAGACCGCCGTCACCTGGTGGTGAGGAAGGCCTTCCAGGCGGTATCGGGGAAGGTGAGGTGGGGACCGGACGAGTTCTTGGAGCACGCGCCCCGAACCGCCATCGTTCCACGATCGGGTGATCAGTGCTTGACCTGCGGGAATCTGCCGGGTTCGACGGTAAGATCGAACACATGTTCAGTGCTGAGGTGATCGCGGAAATGAGCGACGTCGAAACGCTGGATCTGCTGCGGGAGCTGGAGCGCAGGCAGGCCGCCCTCGACGCCGCGAAAGTCCGCGCGCTGGCCCACATGGCCCGGCTGCGACCGGACCTCGACGCCGGTGGCCACCGCTTCGCAGGCGCCGAAGTCGGCGCGGCGTTGACCTGGACCCCAGCCCAAGCGGCCACCCAGGTAACCCGCGCGGTTCGCCTGACCACCCTGTTCCCGACCACAGTGGACGCCTTGGCCACGGGCCGGATCGACCTGGCCCGCGCGCACGCGCTGGCCGAGATCACGGCGACCCTGTCCGACGAGCACGCCCGCGAGGTGGAGACGTGGATTCTCGCCCGCCACGAGCACAAGACCATCGCCGGATGGCGGCAGGCCCTGCGGGCGAAGAAAGACCGGATCGACCCCGACGGAGCCGACCGCCGCCGCGAACTACGACGCAGGGAACGGCGGGTCGATCTGTATGTCGCCGAGGACGGCATGGCGCACTTCGATGTGTACGACACCGGAGAACGGCTGCGCGCGGTGTATCTGGTGGTGGACAAGATGGCGCGCACGATGCGCGCCCACGGCTCGCCGGAGACACTCGACACCCTGCGCGCCGACGCCCTGTATGACCTGGTCGTCCATGGCGGCGGACGCGGTGTGACCGTCGAGTTGCAGGTCGCCGTGCCCTACACGGTGTTGCTGGGGGCGAACCTGGGCGGCACCCTCGACGGATACGGCAGCGTCCCGAACATCACCATCCGGGAGCTGATCAGCGAACACGACACCCACTGGCGGCGCATCCTCACCGACCCCGTCGGGAAAGTCCTCGAAGTCAGCACCCGCCGCCACCCCGGCGCCGACCTCACCCGCCACATCAGACTCCGCGACCAAACCTGCCGCTTCCCCGGATGCCACCGACCAGCGGTGTCCTGCGAACTCGACCACACCATCCCGCACAGCCACGGCGGCACCACCAGCGCACCCAACCTCGGCTGCCTGTGCTTGTTCCACCACAAACTCAAAGACCAACCCGGCTGGCGACTCAAACAAACCCGACCAGGACTATTCATCTGGACCACACCCACCGGAGAGACACACACAGTCGACCAAGAACCACTCATCCACTACGACGACACACCCGCACCAAGACAACGCGACACGCGGCAACTCGCCACCGTGAGGGAGGAACCCGCGCCGTTCTAGACCGTTCGACAGGTCGAAGGCTGGGTGCCGACCGCTGCCGGCGGAGACCGGTCAAGGGCGCGCAAGGCTGGGTGCGGCCAGCCCTTCAGTCGGGCGCGACGGGGGTTAGGAATGCCGCCCAGGAAGCCGCAGGAAAGGTGAGGTGGGGACCGGACGAGTTCTTGGAGTCCCGAACCCCGATGGCGAGCTCGGTGACGGCGACCTCGACACAGTCGTCGTTGCCCCCACCCCCGCTGTGGCTGCTCTTCCGCCAGACCGCTGCCATGTGGCCAGCCCTTCAGTCGGATGCGACCTGTTCGATGAAACCCACTGATTCGAGCGGGCTCAACGCCATCGATCGAAGTTGATCGAACAGCAGTCTAGCCTCGCGCACCTCTGTCGCTCGCTCGATATGGACCGCGCCAGTCGAGTAGGCGACGTAGGCGATCTCGGTGTCCTCCTCGGGAAAGCTGAGCAGGCTGAACGCCCCGTCCATCCCCGGGTGGGCGCCTGCGGTGTGTGGCAGAACCCGCAAGGTGACGGTCCCCAATGTCGCGGATTCGACCAGGTACCCGAGTTGGGCTCTCATCGCGCACACCCCGCCGACCTGTCGCCGCAACACCGCCTCGTCCAAGATCACTGACAGCCGCAGAGGGAAGTCAGCGTCGGTGAGCCGCCGCTGGCGAACCAAACGGGCCGCGACTTGATTCTCGATCTGGTCCGGCGACCATCCCGCGCGACTCGATCGGAAGACCGCCCGCATGTAGTCCTCGGTTTGCAGCAGACCTGGCACGTACACGACCTGGAATGTGTCGACCGTGGTGGCTTCGGTCTCCATGTCGATGTAGCCGCGATCTCGGATCCCGTACTTCGTCCACCAGCCGGTCGGCGCCGCCTTGCGGATCTGGTCCAGGAGATCGTCGTCCCAGCAGTCGTAGACATCCATCATCGATCTGCCGATGTGCACGTCCATCTTGTTCTCGCCCTTCTCCAGGCGAGCGAGGGTGAACCGGGTCATGTCCAGCTGCTTCGCGGCGACTTCCAACGTCATCCGGGCGGCCTCGCGCAACTCTCGGATGCGGCGGCCGAGTCTGCGGCGGCGGAACGGCGGTATGGACTTGGGTGACACCGACTACCTCCCGTGTGCGACCGGTCACCCAATGATCCAGGGTGCACAGTGCACATCGGGATTCACACCGAACTACGCCGCCGCCGTCCGCGCGTACTCGTCGGCGAGGCCGAAGACCTTCTGGCCGTACGGCACCGAATTGTTATACGAGAAAACGCCCGCCCACCAACCTTGCGCCGACCCCATGTCCCGTCCGTTGGCGCACAGGTACCGGCCAGCGGCAAAGGCGGCGTCGTCTATCTGCTGAGGATCGCCGACGCCGTCGAGGTTGGCGTCGGAGGTCCAGCGGCGCCAGGTCGACGGGATGAACTGCATGGGGCCGACCGCCCGGTCGACCTGGGCGTCGCCGTCGAAGAGGCCGCCGTCGGTGTCGCTGATGGCCTTGACGCCCGGCGAGCCGTTCAAGGGCACGCCGATGATCGGCTTGGACAGACGACCGTCCTCGCGGAGTTCGGCGCCGCCGTAGCGGCCGTGGTTGGACTCGATGCGGCCGATACCCGCCAGGGTGGCCCACGAGAGCCTGCACCCCGGCGACGACGAGCGCACCGCCAGCTCCGCGTTCCCGTACGCCATGAGCGCGCGGGCCGGGATTCCGGTGGGCCCGGCTAGCCGTTCTGCCCAGGCCCGCAGCGGGTCAGCGCCCCCGGCAGCCTGCGGCTGGGGGGCGGCGAGCCCGCCAGGGGCCACCGAACCTGGTTCGACCGGAGCCGCCTCGATCTCCAGAGCCGGGATGTCGTCGGCGAGTGGTCCGGCGGTCGGCACGACCACGACCCGGACCAGCCACCCCACACCCACGATCGCGACCAGGGCGAGCACCACCACGAGAAGCCTGATGAGGATGCCCGGACCACGCCGGGCCGCCATCACGTCCGTGTCCGCCACCGTGCTCCAGCCTGGGTCGCCAACGCTGCCACTGACAGCATCAACGAACTGGGCACTTCGGCGTTACTCGAAGTGGCTCACGCCACCGGCTCAGGCCGCTCCGCGCTGTCGCTGCAGCCTAGCCACACACCACGCGGGGGCACTGCCCCGGCGCAGGTGTTCCAGCACGGTCAGGGGACCGAGCCTGCGGCGGAGGTCCGACGGCGCCAGTCCGGCCGCGCGGTAGTCGAGGGCGCGCTGGTCCAGCGGGCTCATGCCCGCGTCCCACCACTCCTCGGCCTCGGCCACGCCGCCGACCATCTGCCACCAGCCCGCCGCGGCGGAGAGCAGTTCCTCCGGCACCTCTGGCAGCCGCTTGCGCATGGCCGCGAGGTAGCGCGGATCGGTGCCTTCCACCGTCGACCAGCGCGCCGCACCGCCGCGGACCCGCTGGCCGGGTATTCCAGGCACGATCGGCGCCACGGGAGCGTCGGCGAGCCATTCCGATGCGATGCGGTGCGCCTCCACCGCTTCGGCGTCCTGGGCACGCTCGGCGGTCCACTGACGAACCAGAGCATCTACCCCGGGGTCGTCGAGCATTCTGCCTCCTGGAGGTCTCATGATCACTCGATGGCCCAAACCGTAGGGGGCAGCACCGACAGATCGCCAGACCCAAAGCCCCAGAACTTCGCCAACCTGGCCTTCCAGGGGGCAGATCCACCCGGACGGTCCAATTTGGATCTTTTTCCACCGAAGATCAACACGGAGGGTGACCACCCTCCGGGCGGACTTCACCTCAGTGTTACTTGCCGGTAAGTTCCCGGTCAGGCAAAGAGGTTCTTGAGGAACGTGATGATCGCTTCCGCGCCGTCCCGCAGCCAGCCGAAGATCCCCTGCACCGCGTCGGCGGCGGCCGTCGGCTGGGTGATGACGTAGAACAGGCTGATCGCGACCACCACGAGGATCGCTGCCTTCTTCGCATCCATCGGCTCACTCCGTCCGCTCCGCCCGGCCTGCGGGCTCACCCAACCCATGATCCCCCAAGATGACGCCAAAGAGGGTCTTTTTCCCGCGTTTGGCGGCACGCTGGGTGAGAACATCGCTCGGACCGACACTCTCACTGTTCGATGATCACTCTAGAGGGCTAGGGCGACCATCACTCCAGGAGACACAGTATGACCCTCGGTCTCGATCGGGTGAGCTGCCCCGGCCTGGCCGCGTCCTGTTCATTGGGGTGAAACATTCACTCCGCAGAGGGGTGAACGCCCGCGAGCCGCCCGTTCGGACAGGCGGCTCGCGGCGACTCAGGCGACCGTGCCCGCCGCTCGCAGGCGGCTGATCTCCGCTTCGCTCAGTCCCAGCTCACCCAGAACGGCCGACGTGTCGGCACGGGCCTGGCTCGGTGGGGCCGGGACCGGCGGGACCGTGCGGCTGAACTTCGGCGCGGGCGCGGGCTGCGTGATACCGCCGACCTCCACGAAAGTGGCGCGGGCGACGTTGTGCGGGTGGCTGGGCGCCTCCTCGGGCGTGAGCACCGGCGACAGGCACGCGTCGGTCCCCTCGGCGAGCTTGGCCCACTCGTCCCGGGTGCGGGTGCGCAGCGTGGCGCCGAACAGGTCGCGCAGCGCGGGCCAGTTCTCCGGATTCAGGTGGTCGGGCACGTCCTCCAGCCCCAACACCTTCACCAGCTCGCCGAAGAACCGCGTCTCGATGGCGCCGACGGCGACGTACTTGCCGTCGGAGGTCTCGTAGGTGTCGTAGAACGGGGCGCCGCCGTCGAGCAGGTTCTCCCCGCGCGGCTTGTTCCACAGGCCTAGGTTCCTCAACCCGAACAGGCTCGTGGTGAGCAGCGCGGCACCGTCCACCATGGACGCGTCGACCACCTGGCCGCGCCCGGAGGACTGCCGCTCGAACAGGGCCGCCAGCACGCCCATGGCCAGCATCAGCCCGCCGCCGCCGAAGTCGCCCAGCAGGTTGAGCGGGACGGTCGGCTTGGCGCCCGCCTGGCCGATCGGCTCCAGCGCACCGGAGATGGCGATGTAGTTGATGTCGTGGCCCGCCGCCGGGGCCAGCGGGCCGTCCTGGCCCCAACCGGTGATCCGGCCGTAGACCAGGCCGGGGTTGCGCGCCAGCAGCGCGTCCGGGCCCAGTCCCATCCGCTCGGCGACACCCGGCCGAAAGCCCTCGACGAGCACGTCGGCCTCGTCGACCAGCCGCAGGACCAAGTCAAGCCCTTCCGGCGACTTCATGTCGACGCCGATCCAGCGCCTGCCG from Alloactinosynnema sp. L-07 includes:
- a CDS encoding spermidine synthase; this encodes MSTNIVEPLAEGMTRVWDMPEVIVDTNTEFQHLVIGKTSQGVSLFCDNDRQSTEFSQLTYHEALLVPGLLLAREIERVLVIGSSEGVVSQISVAAGASVVDHVDIDQQAVELCAEHLPYGYTSDELAAAVKQDGPIKVHYADGWQYLIDAEKAGAKYDIVLVDLPDERPEFAQHNRLYEEEFLTRCRAVLADGGVVICQAGCPTMWRNETLIRSMKRFGDIFGTTVYYGSDEHEWAFLFGMNDAEDGATERMIERLKTLPYRPETIDADALRGCTVPPYRVRKALA
- the speD gene encoding adenosylmethionine decarboxylase translates to MSYDRASDPNVGYFAGRHVLAEFDGVDPLLLDDLGFLRSTLEDCLEKAGATVCDVISKQFEPQGVTVLALLSESHASIHTYPEIGSMFVDIFTCGETADPELAAALLRDSLDALEARITTIHRGNPIPAEPAR
- a CDS encoding DUF3817 domain-containing protein; this encodes MTTTDTPANKTGVALVRFRVLAYIVGVGLLALVGAMLMKYVGDNARPMAFVGPAHGFLYAVYLLFAFDLALKARWSVKGTLLVLVAGMIPFLSFVIERRVTHKVRAGEKL
- a CDS encoding FAD-binding oxidoreductase translates to MVAPTVDQLRETVRGPVITADDEGYDEARKVYNGMIDRRPKVVVRPANAGDVMAAVDFARESGVDLAVRGGSHSVPGFGTCDGGVVIDLSGMRGVRVDPAAHTARAEGGARWGDFNAATHAFGLATTGGIISTTGVGGLTLGGGIGYLDRACGLSCDNLVSADVVTADGKFQVASADENADLFWALRGGTGNFGVVVSFEFQLHHVEMIYGGPMFFELDAAADLLRWYREFIADAPEQFGGFPAFQIAPPLPFIPEDRHGEPFALFVPCWSGPLDEGEAALKSLREVAPIVAEAVGPMPYPALNSAFDALLPPGLQHYWKANFVTELTDDAIAAHLEHGPKLPALNSTMHIYPINGACHRVATEDTAFAYRDANFATVIAGMWPDPATNEAGIQWVRDYYDATSAHSEAGGYINFMSEDDQSRIRDNYGGNYDRLVDVKRKYDPDNLFHMNQNIKP
- a CDS encoding type III PLP-dependent enzyme, with amino-acid sequence MLDTSLRVPDIPTRLRAFLDQRTPVTPCLVIDLDAVRANYRAIRSALPEAAVFYAVKANPAPEVVRALVAEGSSFDVASTGEIDLCLEQGATPESLSYGNPIKKAADIAYAYRLGVRRFTFDSDGDLENLAEHAPGARVSCRFLVDAPQSGTPFGKKFGCAPDMAIRLLARAADLGLAADGACFHVGSQHTDPAAWVSGIAEAGRIARALAECGVPTRSLNLGGGFPTGYADPAPPLDVHAAAIRAAVATHFETAPELLIEPGRAVVATAGLIRTEVVLVSRKSDSDEHRWVYLDIGRYSGLAETENEYIAYRLRTAHPDAPDGPVIIAGPTCDGDDVLYQHTPYRLPTALRAGDHVDILDAGAYTASYSSVSFNGFPPLPTLFVG
- a CDS encoding DUF485 domain-containing protein, whose amino-acid sequence is MTEVVPPPARPNRGPDHGSHRGSPPGANRARPIPATFGGITTPTDRGWAGPDYAAIHRSADFTALRSRFRRFVFPMSALFFVWYLTYVLLAAYAKGFMSQRMFGSVTVGLVLGMAQFASTIGITAWYLRWARKNLDPEVAKIRTAAGVDA
- a CDS encoding DUF397 domain-containing protein, encoding MAVRGACSKNSSGPHLTFPDTAWKAFLTTR
- a CDS encoding cation acetate symporter — its product is MKTLAAAGSQVGDPVLNTIVFAAFVVITLYVVYRVSGRNSSTSDYYAAGGRFTGVQNGIALSGDFLSAASFLGIAGAIAINGYDGFLYSIGFLVAWLVNLLLIAELVRNTGRFTMGDVLAYRMRQRPVRAAAATSTLVISFFYMLAQMAGAGAVVALLLNVQGKGGQALVIAVVGLIMIFYVLVGGMKGTTWVQIIKAAILILTVVLMTVFLIGKFGFSISALLDQAAANNAKGTAVLEPGAQYGKTPISTVDFISLSLALILGAAGLPHVLMRFYTVPNAREARRSVVWAVGTMSVFYGATLIIGYGASALVGSERILGATGRENAAAPLLAFEIGGTVLLGIVAAVAFATILAVVAGLTITASASFAHDVYANIFRKGNADAASEVRVARQTAVVIGVLAIVGGILANGQNVAFLVALAFAFAASANLSTLLYSLFWKRFNTTGTLWGMYGGLGSCLLLVFFSPVMSGAPTSIVSGVDFHLFPLANPGIVSIPVSFLCGYLGTILSKEPADAAKQQEMEVRSLTGIGR